The following proteins come from a genomic window of Candidatus Desulfatibia profunda:
- a CDS encoding N-acetyl-gamma-glutamyl-phosphate reductase: MIRVAVIGATGYAGAEVVRILCGHPDVELTLLSSRQYAGVRYDQVYPAMTGHVNLVCEELSVERTCELADVVFTALPHKIPMSIIPELLRRGKKVIDLSADFRYKDAAVYESVYQPHTAKNLLAKTVYGLCEIYFNEIRKADLIGNPGCYPTSVLLPLIPLLKDQLLDLGSIIADSKSGVSGAGRSLALTTHFCEVNESFKAYKVAVHRHNSEMEAVLFGVLGKPVKLTFVPHLVPMTRGILTTIYATPAGALSPEKVRDCLTSYYSGCSFVRICPDKRLPDTLHVKGTNYCDIGFTFDQRNNRLILISAIDNMGKGAAGQAIQNMNIMLGLDETAGLMTAPFPF; the protein is encoded by the coding sequence ATGATACGCGTTGCTGTTATAGGCGCTACCGGATATGCCGGTGCCGAGGTGGTTCGAATTCTTTGCGGACATCCTGATGTCGAGTTGACACTCTTAAGCTCCCGTCAGTATGCCGGTGTTCGCTACGACCAGGTGTATCCGGCCATGACAGGTCACGTGAACCTTGTTTGCGAAGAGCTTTCCGTGGAGCGGACCTGCGAGCTGGCGGATGTGGTCTTTACGGCGCTGCCCCACAAGATTCCCATGTCGATCATCCCCGAACTTCTGCGCCGGGGAAAGAAGGTCATCGATCTCAGCGCCGATTTCAGGTACAAGGATGCCGCCGTCTATGAGTCGGTTTATCAGCCGCATACTGCCAAAAATTTGCTTGCAAAAACGGTTTACGGGCTTTGTGAAATCTATTTTAATGAGATCAGAAAGGCCGACCTGATCGGCAATCCCGGATGTTATCCCACCAGCGTGCTTTTGCCGCTGATACCGCTATTAAAAGATCAATTATTAGACCTTGGGTCCATCATTGCGGATTCAAAATCCGGGGTCAGCGGCGCCGGGCGGTCATTGGCGCTGACAACGCATTTTTGCGAAGTCAACGAATCCTTCAAGGCCTACAAGGTTGCCGTTCACCGTCATAACTCGGAAATGGAAGCGGTATTATTCGGCGTGCTCGGCAAGCCGGTCAAGCTGACGTTTGTGCCCCATCTTGTTCCCATGACCCGCGGAATCCTGACAACCATCTATGCGACTCCGGCCGGAGCGCTCAGCCCTGAGAAGGTCCGGGATTGCCTTACTTCGTATTATTCCGGATGCAGTTTTGTGCGCATCTGTCCTGACAAACGGCTGCCCGATACGCTGCATGTCAAAGGGACCAACTATTGCGACATCGGGTTTACGTTCGATCAGCGCAACAACCGCTTGATCCTGATATCTGCCATCGACAACATGGGCAAAGGGGCTGCCGGCCAGGCGATTCAGAACATGAACATCATGCTGGGGCTTGATGAGACCGCCGGTCTGATGACGGCTCCTTTTCCATTTTAA